In one Nicotiana tomentosiformis chromosome 6, ASM39032v3, whole genome shotgun sequence genomic region, the following are encoded:
- the LOC104098354 gene encoding probable RNA-dependent RNA polymerase 5 isoform X2 — protein MGDFYSYNNEVEEQEEVIKLPPSVEQMLNQICKNQRQNLPDEKVRRLLLSIGEEGSLDILSKISVCQIKKTLSGFIVFMATKYHQSETQQFYQQQPTQVSSAESFFQSPQIQRISLSSPNSSSSSVNFSPRNGPLFQATVNNNDIVGDGSDSPTSAPQMLSPPMSPERTIFQRDLYDPTPSEFRNRAGIQGISEQLLALSNLEFRKLFLILHYIGRRKLEDVIMLHDVGDILDMTCQPMAHFESCIWTKYGHLCENVKRVQYLDWDSGRSHFYHCHVYSDGSYAFKGPYLKAERTHLQQSLGDENILVVRFMEEAPRCPQEIVKNGILVGLRRYRFFVYKDDGKKKNSMDKEEKIDTVKCYFVRMESLNPYENLTYILHNKIVHEARCRFMHVHMVPSMAKYMARFSLILSTTVKLQVDLNSVNIDRIEDIYCHDKNGRTLYDEDGKPLIHTDGTGYISEDLARKCPQDFFNVKYKNAKLERYPNGVELGESSSELGEAEFQSGEPPLLMQCRLFYNGLAVKGTLLVNRKLPRGTIQIRPSMIKVEADPKLSRARMFNSLEIVTPSFKPRNTYLSRTLIALLTYGGVPGEYFFDILNNTLEETQRLYSDEVTALKVAANHRDRDDASIATGMIMAGVPLCEPYLRCCLSSLAKEERNGLKGGKLPISDTFYLMGTADPTDTLNPHEVCVILEHGQISGEVLVYRNPGLHFGDIHRLLAVPVKNLGDVVGNAKYGILFSTKGPRSAATEIANGDFDGDKYWVSQNPQLLKYYRASRPWSRIHSTPKTLHREPNDFSAEEMEHELFQTFLETRMPNYSMADASSSWLALVDRLLILRKNYTTENEETKTMKEKLFELTDLYYDAIDAPKSGNKVYIPKRLKVDKFPHFLEKKAEYISTSVLGEIYDRVKSFKAEEAAAVEIKKLPAFEVKIPETCLRLWEERYKKYRFEMMQALNTSSESKNDLADEVVKKYKQLLYEATDMEESARSTTDIFNDALAIYRVTYDYAKAIGDVKKCGFAWKVAGSALCRLHAELHAKEHNQKVMAVSPSILHKLLNLRNKEVSNM, from the exons ATGGGAGATTTTTACTCTTACAACAATGaagtagaagaacaagaagaagtgATTAAACTTCCACCATCAGTAGAACAAATGCTAAACCAAATCTGCAAAAATCAGAGACAAAATTTACCAGATGAAAAAGTACGAAGACTCCTTTTATCAATTGGAGAAGAAGGTTCACTTGATATTTTGAGTAAAATCTCAGTTTGTCAAATTAAAAAAACACTCAGTGGATTTATTGTATTTATGGCGACAAAATATCATCAGTCCGAAACTCAACAGTTTTATCAGCAGCAGCCAACTCAAGTTTCATCTGCTGAAAGTTTTTTTCAGTCTCCTCAAATTCAAAGGATTTCTCTTTCTTCTCCAAATTCGTCTTCTTCTTCAGTTAATTTTTCTCCTAGAAATGGGCCGCTTTTTCAGGCTACTGTTAATAATAATG ACATAGTCGGTGATGGATCTGATTCTCCAACATCTGCTCCACAAATGCTATCACCTCCAATGAGTCCAGAAAGAACAATCTTTCAAAGAGATCTTTATGATCCTACGCCATCTGAATTTAGAAACAGGGCCGGCATACAAGGAATAAGTGAACAGTTGCTGGCACTCAGTAATCTTGAGTTCAGGAAATTATTTTTGATTCTACACTACATTGGGAG GAGGAAGTTGGAGGATGTAATTATGCTTCATGATGTTGGTGATATTTTGGATATGACATGTCAACCTATGGCTCATTTTGAGTCATGTATTTGGACTAAATATGGTCATCTTTGTGAAAATGTTAAACGGGTGCAG TATCTTGATTGGGATTCCGGAAGGAGTCATTTCTATCATTGCCATGTTTATTCGGATGGAAGCTATGCTTTTAAG GGTCCTTACCTGAAAGCAGAAAGAACCCATCTACAACAGTCATTAGGAGATGAAAATATATTGGTTGTCAGGTTTATGGAAGAAGCCCCAAGGTGTCCACAAGAGATTGTTAAGAATGGAATTCTTGTTGGTTTGAGGCGCTATCGCTTTTTTG TTTATAAGGATGACGGGAAGAAGAAAAATTCAATGGACAAAGAGGAAAAGATCGATACAGTCAAATGCTACTTTGTTCGAATGGAATCTCTTAATCCTTATGAAAATTTAACTTACATTTTGCACAACAAGATAGTCCACGAAGCAAGGTGTCGTTTCATGCATGTACATATGGTCCCTAGCATGGCTAAATACATGGCCAG GTTCTCCCTAATTTTATCCACGACAGTAAAGCTTCAAGTTGATCTGAATTCAGTGAATATTGACAGAATTGAAGATATATATTGTCAT GACAAGAATGGACGTACTCTCTATGACGAAGATGGAAAACCCCTTATACACACAGATGGGACTGGATATATTTCGGAAGATTTGGCAAGAAAGTGTCCACAAGATTTTTTCAATGTGAAGTATAAGAATGCCAAGTTAGAG AGATATCCCAATGGTGTTGAACTTGGGGAGAGTTCATCCGAGTTGGGAGAGGCAGAATTCCAGAGTGGGGAACCG CCTTTGTTAATGCAGTGCCGTCTATTCTACAATGGTCTTGCTGTAAAGGGAACCCTTCTAGTCAATAGAAAG CTGCCACGGGGCACGATTCAGATTAGGCCTTCAATGATCAAGGTTGAGGCTGACCCAAAATTGTCAAGAGCTCGAATGTTTAACTCGCTGGAAATAGTTACACCTAG TTTTAAACCTCGGAATACTTATCTATCAAGAACTCTTATTGCTCTGTTGACCTATGGAGGTGTTCCCGGAGAGTATTTCTTTGATATACTGAATAACACTTTGGAGGAGACACAAAGGTTATACTCAGATGAGGTGACCGCACTAAAAG TTGCAGCAAACCATAGAGATCGTGATGATGCCTCTATTGCCACGGGTATGATAATGGCTGGAGTACCTCTCTGTGAACCGTATCTTAGGTGTTGCTTATCTTCCTTGGCAAAGGAAGAAAGAAATGGTCTAAAAGGAGGAAAACTTCCTATCTCTGATACTTTCTATCTAATGGGGACAGCTGATCCCACGGATACTTTAAATCCTCATGAAGTCTGTGTTATTCT TGAACACGGACAGATATCTGGAGAGGTACTAGTATACAGGAATCCCGGACTTCACTTTGGTGATATCCACAGACTACTTGCTGTCCCAGTGAAGAACCTCGGTGACGTAGTTGGAAATGCTAAATATGGAATATTGTTCTCGACTAAAGGTCCAAGATCTGCGGCCACTGAAATTGCTAATGGCGATTTTGATGGAGATAAATATTGGGTCTCTCAAAACCCCCAG CTGTTAAAATATTACCGTGCAAGTAGACCGTGGAGCCGAATCCATTCAACACCAAAGACATTGCATAGAGAGCCCAACGACTTCTCTGCCGAGGAAATGGAGCATGAGCTCTTTCAGACATTCCTAGAAACTAGGATGCCAAA CTATAGTATGGCTGACGCTTCTTCTAGCTGGTTGGCGCTCGTGGATAGACTTCTGATATTGAGGAAGAATTACACCACAGAGAATGAAGAGACAAAGACCATGAAAGAAAAGTTGTTTGAGTTGACTGATTTGTATTACGATGCTATAGACGCCCCCAAAAGTGGGAATAAG GTCTACATCCCGAAAAGGTTGAAAGTGGATAAGTTTCCACATTTCTTGGAAAAGAAAGCAGAGTATATCTCTACTTCAGTTTTAGGAGAAATTTATGACAGGGTCAAGTCATTTAAAGCTGAAGAAGCAGCTGCAGTAG AAATCAAGAAACTTCCTGCTTTTGAGGTCAAAATCCCTGAGACATGCTTGAGGTTATGGGAGGAAAGGTACAAAAAGTACAGATTTGAGATGATGCAAGCGTTGAACACCAGCAGTGAATCGAAAAATGACTTAGCGGACGAGGTTGTTAAGAAGTACAAACAG CTGCTATATGAAGCGACGGATATGGAGGAGAGTGCAAGGAGTACAACGGATATATTTAACGATGCACTTGCTATTTATCGCGTTACTTATGATTATGCAAAGGCTATCGGAGACGTCAAAAAATGTGGTTTTGCATGGAAAGTTGCAGGTTCAGCCCTTTGTAGGCTTCATGCTGAGCTTcatgcaaaagaacataaccaaAAAGTCATGGCTGTGTCACCTTCTATATTGCACAAATTATTgaacttgaggaacaaagaaGTGTCTAACATGTAA
- the LOC104098354 gene encoding probable RNA-dependent RNA polymerase 5 isoform X5, producing MGDFYSYNNEVEEQEEVIKLPPSVEQMLNQICKNQRQNLPDEKVRRLLLSIGEEGSLDILSKISVCQIKKTLSGFIVFMATKYHQSETQQFYQQQPTQVSSAESFFQSPQIQRISLSSPNSSSSSVNFSPRNGPLFQATVNNNVGDGSDSPTSAPQMLSPPMSPERTIFQRDLYDPTPSEFRNRAGIQGISEQLLALSNLEFRKLFLILHYIGRRKLEDVIMLHDVGDILDMTCQPMAHFESCIWTKYGHLCENVKRVQYLDWDSGRSHFYHCHVYSDGSYAFKGPYLKAERTHLQQSLGDENILVVRFMEEAPRCPQEIVKNGILVGLRRYRFFVYKDDGKKKNSMDKEEKIDTVKCYFVRMESLNPYENLTYILHNKIVHEARCRFMHVHMVPSMAKYMARFSLILSTTVKLQVDLNSVNIDRIEDIYCHDKNGRTLYDEDGKPLIHTDGTGYISEDLARKCPQDFFNVKYKNAKLERYPNGVELGESSSELGEAEFQSGEPPLLMQCRLFYNGLAVKGTLLVNRKLPRGTIQIRPSMIKVEADPKLSRARMFNSLEIVTPSFKPRNTYLSRTLIALLTYGGVPGEYFFDILNNTLEETQRLYSDEVTALKVAANHRDRDDASIATGMIMAGVPLCEPYLRCCLSSLAKEERNGLKGGKLPISDTFYLMGTADPTDTLNPHEVCVILEHGQISGEVLVYRNPGLHFGDIHRLLAVPVKNLGDVVGNAKYGILFSTKGPRSAATEIANGDFDGDKYWVSQNPQLLKYYRASRPWSRIHSTPKTLHREPNDFSAEEMEHELFQTFLETRMPNYSMADASSSWLALVDRLLILRKNYTTENEETKTMKEKLFELTDLYYDAIDAPKSGNKVYIPKRLKVDKFPHFLEKKAEYISTSVLGEIYDRVKSFKAEEAAAVEIKKLPAFEVKIPETCLRLWEERYKKYRFEMMQALNTSSESKNDLADEVVKKYKQLLYEATDMEESARSTTDIFNDALAIYRVTYDYAKAIGDVKKCGFAWKVAGSALCRLHAELHAKEHNQKVMAVSPSILHKLLNLRNKEVSNM from the exons ATGGGAGATTTTTACTCTTACAACAATGaagtagaagaacaagaagaagtgATTAAACTTCCACCATCAGTAGAACAAATGCTAAACCAAATCTGCAAAAATCAGAGACAAAATTTACCAGATGAAAAAGTACGAAGACTCCTTTTATCAATTGGAGAAGAAGGTTCACTTGATATTTTGAGTAAAATCTCAGTTTGTCAAATTAAAAAAACACTCAGTGGATTTATTGTATTTATGGCGACAAAATATCATCAGTCCGAAACTCAACAGTTTTATCAGCAGCAGCCAACTCAAGTTTCATCTGCTGAAAGTTTTTTTCAGTCTCCTCAAATTCAAAGGATTTCTCTTTCTTCTCCAAATTCGTCTTCTTCTTCAGTTAATTTTTCTCCTAGAAATGGGCCGCTTTTTCAGGCTACTGTTAATAATAATG TCGGTGATGGATCTGATTCTCCAACATCTGCTCCACAAATGCTATCACCTCCAATGAGTCCAGAAAGAACAATCTTTCAAAGAGATCTTTATGATCCTACGCCATCTGAATTTAGAAACAGGGCCGGCATACAAGGAATAAGTGAACAGTTGCTGGCACTCAGTAATCTTGAGTTCAGGAAATTATTTTTGATTCTACACTACATTGGGAG GAGGAAGTTGGAGGATGTAATTATGCTTCATGATGTTGGTGATATTTTGGATATGACATGTCAACCTATGGCTCATTTTGAGTCATGTATTTGGACTAAATATGGTCATCTTTGTGAAAATGTTAAACGGGTGCAG TATCTTGATTGGGATTCCGGAAGGAGTCATTTCTATCATTGCCATGTTTATTCGGATGGAAGCTATGCTTTTAAG GGTCCTTACCTGAAAGCAGAAAGAACCCATCTACAACAGTCATTAGGAGATGAAAATATATTGGTTGTCAGGTTTATGGAAGAAGCCCCAAGGTGTCCACAAGAGATTGTTAAGAATGGAATTCTTGTTGGTTTGAGGCGCTATCGCTTTTTTG TTTATAAGGATGACGGGAAGAAGAAAAATTCAATGGACAAAGAGGAAAAGATCGATACAGTCAAATGCTACTTTGTTCGAATGGAATCTCTTAATCCTTATGAAAATTTAACTTACATTTTGCACAACAAGATAGTCCACGAAGCAAGGTGTCGTTTCATGCATGTACATATGGTCCCTAGCATGGCTAAATACATGGCCAG GTTCTCCCTAATTTTATCCACGACAGTAAAGCTTCAAGTTGATCTGAATTCAGTGAATATTGACAGAATTGAAGATATATATTGTCAT GACAAGAATGGACGTACTCTCTATGACGAAGATGGAAAACCCCTTATACACACAGATGGGACTGGATATATTTCGGAAGATTTGGCAAGAAAGTGTCCACAAGATTTTTTCAATGTGAAGTATAAGAATGCCAAGTTAGAG AGATATCCCAATGGTGTTGAACTTGGGGAGAGTTCATCCGAGTTGGGAGAGGCAGAATTCCAGAGTGGGGAACCG CCTTTGTTAATGCAGTGCCGTCTATTCTACAATGGTCTTGCTGTAAAGGGAACCCTTCTAGTCAATAGAAAG CTGCCACGGGGCACGATTCAGATTAGGCCTTCAATGATCAAGGTTGAGGCTGACCCAAAATTGTCAAGAGCTCGAATGTTTAACTCGCTGGAAATAGTTACACCTAG TTTTAAACCTCGGAATACTTATCTATCAAGAACTCTTATTGCTCTGTTGACCTATGGAGGTGTTCCCGGAGAGTATTTCTTTGATATACTGAATAACACTTTGGAGGAGACACAAAGGTTATACTCAGATGAGGTGACCGCACTAAAAG TTGCAGCAAACCATAGAGATCGTGATGATGCCTCTATTGCCACGGGTATGATAATGGCTGGAGTACCTCTCTGTGAACCGTATCTTAGGTGTTGCTTATCTTCCTTGGCAAAGGAAGAAAGAAATGGTCTAAAAGGAGGAAAACTTCCTATCTCTGATACTTTCTATCTAATGGGGACAGCTGATCCCACGGATACTTTAAATCCTCATGAAGTCTGTGTTATTCT TGAACACGGACAGATATCTGGAGAGGTACTAGTATACAGGAATCCCGGACTTCACTTTGGTGATATCCACAGACTACTTGCTGTCCCAGTGAAGAACCTCGGTGACGTAGTTGGAAATGCTAAATATGGAATATTGTTCTCGACTAAAGGTCCAAGATCTGCGGCCACTGAAATTGCTAATGGCGATTTTGATGGAGATAAATATTGGGTCTCTCAAAACCCCCAG CTGTTAAAATATTACCGTGCAAGTAGACCGTGGAGCCGAATCCATTCAACACCAAAGACATTGCATAGAGAGCCCAACGACTTCTCTGCCGAGGAAATGGAGCATGAGCTCTTTCAGACATTCCTAGAAACTAGGATGCCAAA CTATAGTATGGCTGACGCTTCTTCTAGCTGGTTGGCGCTCGTGGATAGACTTCTGATATTGAGGAAGAATTACACCACAGAGAATGAAGAGACAAAGACCATGAAAGAAAAGTTGTTTGAGTTGACTGATTTGTATTACGATGCTATAGACGCCCCCAAAAGTGGGAATAAG GTCTACATCCCGAAAAGGTTGAAAGTGGATAAGTTTCCACATTTCTTGGAAAAGAAAGCAGAGTATATCTCTACTTCAGTTTTAGGAGAAATTTATGACAGGGTCAAGTCATTTAAAGCTGAAGAAGCAGCTGCAGTAG AAATCAAGAAACTTCCTGCTTTTGAGGTCAAAATCCCTGAGACATGCTTGAGGTTATGGGAGGAAAGGTACAAAAAGTACAGATTTGAGATGATGCAAGCGTTGAACACCAGCAGTGAATCGAAAAATGACTTAGCGGACGAGGTTGTTAAGAAGTACAAACAG CTGCTATATGAAGCGACGGATATGGAGGAGAGTGCAAGGAGTACAACGGATATATTTAACGATGCACTTGCTATTTATCGCGTTACTTATGATTATGCAAAGGCTATCGGAGACGTCAAAAAATGTGGTTTTGCATGGAAAGTTGCAGGTTCAGCCCTTTGTAGGCTTCATGCTGAGCTTcatgcaaaagaacataaccaaAAAGTCATGGCTGTGTCACCTTCTATATTGCACAAATTATTgaacttgaggaacaaagaaGTGTCTAACATGTAA
- the LOC104098354 gene encoding probable RNA-dependent RNA polymerase 5 isoform X3 — MGDFYSYNNEVEEQEEAIKLPPSVEQMLNQICKNQRQNLPDKKVRRLLLSIGEEGSLDILSEISVSQIKKTLSGFIVFMAKKYYQSETQQFYQQQPTQVSSAESFFQSPQIQRISLSSPNSSSSSINFSPRIGPLFQATVHNNDIVGDGSDSPTSAPQMLSPPMSPERTIFQRDLYDPTPSEFRNRAGIQGISEQLLALSNLEFRKLFLILHYIGRRKLEDVIMLHDVGDILDMTCQPMAHFESCIWTKYGHLCENVKRVQYLDWDSGRSHFYHCHVYSDGSYAFKGPYLKAERTHLQQSLGDENILVVRFMEEAPRCPQEIVKNGILVGLRRYRFFVYKDDGKKKNSMDKEEKIDTVKCYFVRMESLNPYENLTYILHNKIVHEARCRFMHVHMVPSMAKYMARFSLILSTTVKLQVDLNSVNIDRIEDIYCHDKNGRTLYDEDGKPLIHTDGTGYISEDLARKCPQDFFNVKYKNAKLERYPNGVELGESSSELGEAEFQSGEPPLLMQCRLFYNGLAVKGTLLVNRKLPRGTIQIRPSMIKVEADPKLSRARMFNSLEIVTPSFKPRNTYLSRTLIALLTYGGVPGEYFFDILNNTLEETQRLYSDEVTALKVAANHRDRDDASIATGMIMAGVPLCEPYLRCCLSSLAKEERNGLKGGKLPISDTFYLMGTADPTDTLNPHEVCVILEHGQISGEVLVYRNPGLHFGDIHRLLAVPVKNLGDVVGNAKYGILFSTKGPRSAATEIANGDFDGDKYWVSQNPQLLKYYRASRPWSRIHSTPKTLHREPNDFSAEEMEHELFQTFLETRMPNYSMADASSSWLALVDRLLILRKNYTTENEETKTMKEKLFELTDLYYDAIDAPKSGNKVYIPKRLKVDKFPHFLEKKAEYISTSVLGEIYDRVKSFKAEEAAAVEIKKLPAFEVKIPETCLRLWEERYKKYRFEMMQALNTSSESKNDLADEVVKKYKQLLYEATDMEESARSTTDIFNDALAIYRVTYDYAKAIGDVKKCGFAWKVAGSALCRLHAELHAKEHNQKVMAVSPSILHKLLNLRNKEVSNM; from the exons ATGGGAGATTTTTACTCTTACAACAATGaagtagaagaacaagaagaagccATTAAACTTCCACCATCAGTAGAACAAATGCTAAACCAAATCTGCAAAAATCAGAGACAAAATTTACCAGATAAGAAAGTACGAAGACTCCTTTTATCAATTGGAGAAGAAGGTTCACTTGATATTTTGAGTGAAATCTCAGTTTCTCAAATTAAAAAAACACTCAGTGGATTTATTGTATTTATGGCGAAAAAATATTATCAGTCCGAAACTCAACAGTTTTATCAGCAGCAGCCAACTCAAGTTTCATCTGCTGAAAGTTTTTTTCAGTCTCCTCAAATTCAAAGGATTTCTCTTTCTTCTCCAAATtcgtcttcttcttcaataaatttTTCTCCTAGAATTGGGCCACTTTTTCAGGCTACTGTTCATAATAATG ACATAGTCGGTGATGGATCTGATTCTCCAACATCTGCTCCACAAATGCTATCACCTCCAATGAGTCCAGAAAGAACAATCTTTCAAAGAGATCTTTATGATCCTACGCCATCTGAATTTAGAAACAGGGCCGGCATACAAGGAATAAGTGAACAGTTGCTGGCACTCAGTAATCTTGAGTTCAGGAAATTATTTTTGATTCTACACTACATTGGGAG GAGGAAGTTGGAGGATGTAATTATGCTTCATGATGTTGGTGATATTTTGGATATGACATGTCAACCTATGGCTCATTTTGAGTCATGTATTTGGACTAAATATGGTCATCTTTGTGAAAATGTTAAACGGGTGCAG TATCTTGATTGGGATTCCGGAAGGAGTCATTTCTATCATTGCCATGTTTATTCGGATGGAAGCTATGCTTTTAAG GGTCCTTACCTGAAAGCAGAAAGAACCCATCTACAACAGTCATTAGGAGATGAAAATATATTGGTTGTCAGGTTTATGGAAGAAGCCCCAAGGTGTCCACAAGAGATTGTTAAGAATGGAATTCTTGTTGGTTTGAGGCGCTATCGCTTTTTTG TTTATAAGGATGACGGGAAGAAGAAAAATTCAATGGACAAAGAGGAAAAGATCGATACAGTCAAATGCTACTTTGTTCGAATGGAATCTCTTAATCCTTATGAAAATTTAACTTACATTTTGCACAACAAGATAGTCCACGAAGCAAGGTGTCGTTTCATGCATGTACATATGGTCCCTAGCATGGCTAAATACATGGCCAG GTTCTCCCTAATTTTATCCACGACAGTAAAGCTTCAAGTTGATCTGAATTCAGTGAATATTGACAGAATTGAAGATATATATTGTCAT GACAAGAATGGACGTACTCTCTATGACGAAGATGGAAAACCCCTTATACACACAGATGGGACTGGATATATTTCGGAAGATTTGGCAAGAAAGTGTCCACAAGATTTTTTCAATGTGAAGTATAAGAATGCCAAGTTAGAG AGATATCCCAATGGTGTTGAACTTGGGGAGAGTTCATCCGAGTTGGGAGAGGCAGAATTCCAGAGTGGGGAACCG CCTTTGTTAATGCAGTGCCGTCTATTCTACAATGGTCTTGCTGTAAAGGGAACCCTTCTAGTCAATAGAAAG CTGCCACGGGGCACGATTCAGATTAGGCCTTCAATGATCAAGGTTGAGGCTGACCCAAAATTGTCAAGAGCTCGAATGTTTAACTCGCTGGAAATAGTTACACCTAG TTTTAAACCTCGGAATACTTATCTATCAAGAACTCTTATTGCTCTGTTGACCTATGGAGGTGTTCCCGGAGAGTATTTCTTTGATATACTGAATAACACTTTGGAGGAGACACAAAGGTTATACTCAGATGAGGTGACCGCACTAAAAG TTGCAGCAAACCATAGAGATCGTGATGATGCCTCTATTGCCACGGGTATGATAATGGCTGGAGTACCTCTCTGTGAACCGTATCTTAGGTGTTGCTTATCTTCCTTGGCAAAGGAAGAAAGAAATGGTCTAAAAGGAGGAAAACTTCCTATCTCTGATACTTTCTATCTAATGGGGACAGCTGATCCCACGGATACTTTAAATCCTCATGAAGTCTGTGTTATTCT TGAACACGGACAGATATCTGGAGAGGTACTAGTATACAGGAATCCCGGACTTCACTTTGGTGATATCCACAGACTACTTGCTGTCCCAGTGAAGAACCTCGGTGACGTAGTTGGAAATGCTAAATATGGAATATTGTTCTCGACTAAAGGTCCAAGATCTGCGGCCACTGAAATTGCTAATGGCGATTTTGATGGAGATAAATATTGGGTCTCTCAAAACCCCCAG CTGTTAAAATATTACCGTGCAAGTAGACCGTGGAGCCGAATCCATTCAACACCAAAGACATTGCATAGAGAGCCCAACGACTTCTCTGCCGAGGAAATGGAGCATGAGCTCTTTCAGACATTCCTAGAAACTAGGATGCCAAA CTATAGTATGGCTGACGCTTCTTCTAGCTGGTTGGCGCTCGTGGATAGACTTCTGATATTGAGGAAGAATTACACCACAGAGAATGAAGAGACAAAGACCATGAAAGAAAAGTTGTTTGAGTTGACTGATTTGTATTACGATGCTATAGACGCCCCCAAAAGTGGGAATAAG GTCTACATCCCGAAAAGGTTGAAAGTGGATAAGTTTCCACATTTCTTGGAAAAGAAAGCAGAGTATATCTCTACTTCAGTTTTAGGAGAAATTTATGACAGGGTCAAGTCATTTAAAGCTGAAGAAGCAGCTGCAGTAG AAATCAAGAAACTTCCTGCTTTTGAGGTCAAAATCCCTGAGACATGCTTGAGGTTATGGGAGGAAAGGTACAAAAAGTACAGATTTGAGATGATGCAAGCGTTGAACACCAGCAGTGAATCGAAAAATGACTTAGCGGACGAG GTTGTTAAAAAGTACAAACAG CTGCTATATGAAGCGACGGATATGGAGGAGAGTGCAAGGAGTACAACGGATATATTTAACGATGCACTTGCTATTTATCGCGTTACTTATGATTATGCAAAGGCTATCGGAGACGTCAAAAAATGTGGTTTTGCATGGAAAGTTGCAGGTTCAGCCCTTTGTAGGCTTCATGCTGAGCTTcatgcaaaagaacataaccaaAAAGTCATGGCTGTGTCACCTTCTATATTGCACAAATTATTgaacttgaggaacaaagaaGTGTCTAACATGTAA